From Nycticebus coucang isolate mNycCou1 chromosome 6, mNycCou1.pri, whole genome shotgun sequence, the proteins below share one genomic window:
- the RNASE11 gene encoding probable ribonuclease 11 has protein sequence METFSLLLLGLGLVLTGVSENITEIIKEEFTKEEIQRDMPRSCQEKTIVEVSMNLTLLDKNTSLSTSKDAMSSSSMTFRRLHYSIPKGNSSGDGKECSNDMTVWRKVSEANGSCELSNNFIPGSLEVIPGVHKAPSCKFEQNRGISCCGSPELENTICQLTSGKQFPRCPYHSVTSLKKMLTVLTGHSLMSWLVSGSKL, from the coding sequence ATGGAGACCTTCTCTTTGTTACTACTCGGCCTGGGGTTGGTTCTTACAGGAGTTTCAGAAAACATAACGGAGATAATTAAAGAAGAATTTACAAAGGAAGAGATACAACGTGACATGCCAAGAAGTTGCCAAGAAAAAACCATCGTTGAGGTATCAATGAACTTGACCCTGCTAGATAAAAATACCAGCCTCAGCACATCCAAGGATGCTATGTCTTCCTCATCAATGACATTTAGAAGGTTACATTATAGCATCCCCAAGGGAAATAGTTCAGGTGATGGCAAAGAGTGTTCCAATGATATGACAGTTTGGAGAAAAGTTTCAGAAGCTAATGGATCATGTGAGTTGAGCAATAACTTCATCCCTGGCTCCTTGGAAGTGATCCCTGGGGTCCACAAGGCCCCCAGCTGCAAGTTTGAACAGAATCGTGGCATAAGCTGCTGTGGGAGTCCAGAACTGGAGAATACTATATGCCAGCTCACTTCAGGCAAACAATTCCCCAGGTGCCCATACCACAGTGTTACTTCATTAAAGAAAATGTTGACCGTGCTGACAGGTCATTCTCTGATGAGCTGGCTAGTCAGTGGCTCTAAGTTGTAA